From the genome of Malus domestica chromosome 04, GDT2T_hap1, one region includes:
- the LOC103433038 gene encoding transcription factor MYB3-like, with product MARKNDGSAKRVMNKGAWTAEEDRKLAEYTEIHGAKRWKTVASIAGLNRCGKSCRLRWLNYLRPNIKRGNISDDEEDLIIRLHKLLGNRWSLIAGRLPGRTDNEIKNYWNSHLSKKMSQKEKKPQTSTAQDTTTKSATATATKPSHKASDDCADTNFDVNEFFDFSAEGSYGLEWVNKFLELDENTTAKQEKVSSIV from the exons ATGGCTCGAAAGAACGATGGGTCAGCAAAAAGGGTTATGAACAAAGGAGCATGGACAGCGGAGGAAGATAGAAAACTTGCAGAATATACTGAAATTCATGGTGCAAAGAGGTGGAAGACAGTTGCTTCAATAGCAG GTTTGAATCGTTGCGGGAAGAGttgcaggttgagatggttgaACTATTTGAGACCCAATATTAAGAGAGGCAACATTTCTGATGATGAAGAGGACTTGATAATTAGACTTCATAAACTACTAGGAAACAG GTGGTCCTTGATTGCCGGGAGACTTCCAGGCCGAACAGACAATGAAATAAAGAACTACTGGAATTCTCATTTGAGCAAAAAAATGAGTCAGAAGGAGAAAAAACCGCAGACTTCAACAGCCCAAGACACGACGACGAAGTCTGCTACTGCTACTGCTACTAAACCTTCCCATAAAGCATCAGACGATTGCGCTGATACGAACTTTGATGTGAATGAGTTCTTTGACTTCTCTGCCGAAGGTTCTTATGGGTTGGAGTGGGTGAACAAGTTTCTTGAGCTTGATGAAAACACCACGGCTAAACAAGAAAAGGTCAGCAGCATTGTGTAA
- the LOC103419254 gene encoding uncharacterized protein, with protein MLPHSYALNSHSKSQDLACTILASSAPHQISSTCASIESFLHSLSPDQSRHFFSLTFPTLICKLFGFDDATSSPPPPPQPASQQQPSPSAASASPNGWIDTVLASNDIDLANRLFALLAPSSLLFNAISAVDRLSLVKYVFPIERLPEWVRFMLSSENGSRVLSDLSPIFKNRVKEDSIKPNFYQVQLNVFEYYMFWFAYYPVCRGNSENCDVVSIKRNRRFKFENWVSSISGFSSTRRGPEVKIECNLYIRLLYAYLRAFVGATDLNQHLPYRSSLLHYSSGYDTSVIAQAEVFVNALVNFWLVDNDFSPLPVNLCKSFGVSFPFRSVLGETPPTPMLGEVVKLFVKYLNVGLVVHRNGNDNVEHCGSPRRRGSFDALKLRDVMSVSPCTGSWNLLIQRPLYRFILRTFLFCPVGVSIKNISEVFSVWITYIEPWDISLDDFSELDAVVDGSTKNGRKDNLQPQNHSYTPSWQGYVLASYLYYSSLVMHFIGFAHKFLHTDPEIIVQMVLKILTILTSSKELMDLLKMVDTAFHSKQAGSGKSMLNSLYRIVTPIREQLQDWEDGLSESDADGSFLHENWNKDLRLFSDGEDGGQQLLQLFILRAEAELLAISGDNGTRNLQCVDSLKAQVSCLFGGHTVKVLSFSPEPKQPPQPRDAIFKPRRVGNRTSDDVKYRGDWMKRPISNNEVAWLARLLVEFSSWINERLGLNQSESSQADPTYVEVSSNVLGNVFGPMDTMKAVKGAVGSWLVMLGVAMVKLMRKHGLRVNLRMLASKKVVMVLFLSAVYSILKKAFGMYQRV; from the exons ATGCTCCCGCACTCGTACGCCCTCAATTCCCATTCCAAATCCCAAGACCTCGCCTGCACCATCCTCGCTTCCTCCGCCCCGCACCAGATCTCCTCCACTTGCGCCTCCATCGAGTCTTTCCTGCACTCCCTCTCACCCGACCAGTCCCGCCACTTCTTCTCCCTCACCTTCCCAACCCTCATCTGCAAGCTCTTCGGCTTCGACGATGCAACGTCATCACCCCCGCCTCCGCCACAACCAGCTTCACAGCAACAACCCTCGCCCTCCGCCGCCTCCGCCTCACCCAACGGTTGGATTGACACCGTCCTCGCATCCAACGACATAGATTTAGCCAACAGGCTCTTCGCCCTCCTCGCGCCCAGTAGCCTCCTCTTCAACGCAATCTCCGCCGTTGATCGCCTCTCCCTCGTCAAATACGTGTTCCCTATTGAACGGTTGCCGGAATGGGTCCGGTTCATGCTTTCCTCGGAAAATGGTAGCCGGGTATTATCCGATTTATCCCCAATTTTCAAAAATAGGGTTAAAGAAGACTCAATCAAACCTAATTTCTATCAAGTTCAGCTCAATGTCTTTGAATATTACATGTTTTGGTTCGCTTATTACCCCGTTTGTCGAGGAAATAGTGAGAATTGTGATGTTGTTTCGATAAAAAGAAACAGAAGGTTTAAATTTGAGAATTGGGTTTCATCAATTTCAGGGTTTTCAAGCACTAGGCGTGGGCCGGAGGTTAAAATTGAATGCAACTTGTATATTAGGCTTTTATATGCATATCTTCGTGCTTTTGTTGGTGCAACTGATTTGAATCAACACCTTCCATACCGAAGTTCGCTTTTGCATTACTCTTCGGGATATGATACCTCGGTTATAGCTCAGGCAGAGGTTTTTGTTAATGCTTTGGTGAATTTTTGGTTGGTTGATAATGATTTTTCACCACTACCTGTTAATCTGTGTAAGTCATTTGGGGTCTCGTTCCCATTCCGGTCAGTTTTGGGTGAGACCCCTCCAACCCCCATGTTAGGAGAGGTGGTGAAGTTGTTTGTCAAATACTTGAATGTGGGTTTGGTCGTGCATAGAAATGGTAATGACAATGTGGAACATTGTGGCAGTCCGAGGCGGAGGGGTtcatttgatgccttgaagttGAGGGATGTGATGTCAGTTTCACCATGTACAGGATCTTGGAACTTGTTGATACAGAGGCCGCTGTACCGGTTTATATTGAGGACATTCTTATTTTGTCCAGTGGGGGTTTCGATTAAAAATATATCAGAGGTGTTTTCGGTTTGGATTACCTATATTGAACCTTGGGATATCAGTTTGGATGACTTTTCAGAGCTTGATGCTGTTGTTGACGGATCAACTAAGAATGGGAGAAAGGATAACCTGCAGCCTCAAAACCATAGTTATACACCTTCTTGGCAGGGTTACGTGCTGGCCAGCTACTTGTACTACAGTTCCTTGGTTATGCATTTCATTGGGTTTGCGCACAAGTTTCTTCATACTGATCCCGAAATAATTGTCCAGATGGTATTGAAG ATCCTAACTATATTGACATCATCCAAAGAGCTGATGGACCTATTAAAGATGGTGGATACTGCTTTTCATTCCAAACAAGCAGGATCAGGAAAATCGATGCTTAATAGCTTATATAGAATTGTTACTCCGATTCGCGAACAGCTGCAG GACTGGGAGGATGGCTTATCTGAGAGTGATGCAGATGGGTCTTTCTTGCATGAGAATTGGAACAAAGATTTACGATTGTTCAGTGATGGAGAAGATGGCGGGCAACAGTTGCTTCag TTGTTCATATTACGTGCAGAAGCTGAGTTGCTAGCTATTTCCGGTGATAATGGTACGCGCAACCTTCAGTGCGTAGACTCTTTGAAAGCTCAGGTGAGCTGTCTATTTGGTGGGCATACTGTAAAGGTACTGTCATTTTCTCCTGAACCAAAACAGCCTCCACAACCCCGTGATGCAATATTCAAGCCCAGGAGAGTGGGCAACCGCACTTCGGATGATGTCAAATACAGGGGTGACTGGATGAAGCGCCCCATCTCCAACAATGAGGTTGCTTGGCTCGCGAGATTGCTTGTTGAGTTTTCCAGTTGGATAAATGAGCGTCTTGGACTAAACCAGTCAGAGAGCAGCCAAGCAGACCCTACATATGTGGAAGTGTCGAGCAATGTTTTGGGCAATGTCTTTGGACCGATGGATACGATGAAGGCGGTGAAGGGGGCAGTAGGTTCTTGGCTTGTGATGTTGGGAGTGGCAATGGTGAAGCTAATGAGGAAACATGGATTGAGGGTGAATCTGAGGATGTTGGCGTCAAAGAAGGTTgtaatggttttgtttttgtctgCTGTATATAGTATATTGAAAAAAGCTTTCGGAATGTACCAAAGGGTGTAG